A region of the Notolabrus celidotus isolate fNotCel1 chromosome 18, fNotCel1.pri, whole genome shotgun sequence genome:
ctctgagacggatagtgtgaatgcgtctctgtcagctcccggtgttccagtctgaagagtgaccctgttaactggagaccttcagccaGATAGATCCCTCActtctttagatgatcattaaatgtctgatgaggatatttggacatttgaataaaaactaactTTTTGAGGAACTCTCCGCATTTCGATCGCAGGAACCAGGGCCTAActttagttcctgggtagttaatctccccttAAAAAGCCTCTGCTCTTGGGGAtggtactttccaaaggtccaggaactttgggtgtggggtttttatttcaccctccATCCACCATAACATCCCACactcctgtgattcacttggtttaatacctcctgaacatcggtcttctctgagcctgatagtgtgaatgtgtctctgtcagctcccggtgttccagtcacaagagtgaccctgtaaactggagaccttcagctgaacatgtcagtgtttgtggagtttacacatctgttgaaacacagagggagttcctgggaatgcaaactagtttagtttttattaagctttcaaaatatcctcatcagatatttaatgatggtctaaagacgtttatgagggatgcatccggctgagagtctccagttaacagggtcgctgttcaAACTGAAACACCTGTCGATTTAAAAGCACCTGAAGAACGGAAGACTTGCATCCTTCTCCTgaagagtgaagccaaaatattgaCTGGGATGGGTGCTACATGCATGCACAGAAGCGAGCTcgctggtggagctgcaggtCTGACGTCACGCTGCTATCGCTAACTTAAGTGCTCACGGTTCTGGAGCCTCAGAGACGTCGGTCATAACTTCACATcctttctttttaacatcaaactaAAGCTCttaaagttttggcttcacttgtgGTAGCTCTTgtgctgtccatgttttatataaCAGTGAGTTGGCTCCCAAAAACCAAGATGGCAGCTGAATGTAAGGCTTTGAAACATTAACTCAAAGATGAAATGTGACGTCACTTTGGTGCTTTCACTTCTTATATAACgttttcctgtttcctgactGTCTTTAGGCTGAAACTCAAAAACAATCATCCTTCTACCTTCCCTTTCAGCACACCTAAGCTGTTAATTAAATGCTTCCTCCTCTGCTGAAGCTGCAGGAGGTGAATCTATTcatgttagcagcagctctctgcaggcAGATACACCGACACAGACTCAGAGAGCTCCTGCAGAGTGCGGGTTAAACGCTGGCTACATTAGAGGCTGGTGTTTGGGGTGGATGAAGGAGGTTtgtgggaggggagagggggttGGGGGTCACATACGTGCTGCATTCACCACTGCAGAATGGAGTATACCTCTGTATACAAGGGCTGGACAGCCTTCTGGCCTGACGGATCTGAAAACAACAGTTTACAGCACAGCTCAGTTACAGTGAGGAGAAGAGCTCCTTTCCAAAACACCAGAGAGGATCCAAATCACACGtcttctatacagctctgtCATCTCTTATCAGTCAGAGCATCAGAGTCATATTTACTCCACTTGGACAAAGATGgtggtttttaaaaaaacaaagaaacatctgATTTTGGGCTGATGTTTGGCACATTTCAAATCAGGTGTCTCATTTTTCCAAAGTAGTTTTCtgatgttgttcttttttctgttttctttattaattTTGTGGTTTTGGAAAGAAACTcttcaaaaaagagagagaagagcctgaaggagagaaagaacggagagagagacagggacaaAGTTTCaggagttgtgtgtgtgtgcatgtgtgtgtgtttatgtgtgtgtgtgtgtgtgtgtgtgtgtgtgtgtgtgtgtgtgtgtgtgtgtgtgtgtatgttgcaGAAACATTGTGATGAATAAAATTCAATTCTCAGACAATAATCAAAAGAATCAGACAGACTAATCCTTCAAATAATCAGATCAAACAAGTTCAGTGTTTAAACCTGTCAGCTGCAGTAAGACTCtctgccaccagagggcgccaCTTCATCAGATAACATGAGAACATGCAGACTGATcagcaggaagaagaggagatatttaaaagatattttcatccatttttacacaaaacacacGTTCATCTGATCACTTTATCTAACTCCATCAAGCTCGTTCTATTTCCACCCTCATGCTCTGTCTTTATAACATCTTACACTCTTCATGTCGACCTCATAAGTTTCTTTTTGCACATTTCTTGCTCACTAAAGTCAGAGGTTTGCTGCAGCTGAATTCCAAGACTGAGCCATTTAAATGTGATGATATCTGCACACTTAGGTAGTTATTGTGCAAAGATTTTATCGTTTAAAGTCAGAAGAATTcaaataaagatatttaaatatgtaaagaaaTGTTCATGCTCAGCCTGGATATGAGTTTGCacattcctgtttttattttcatttttaaaatcacttccttctcctttcattccttcacaTGATCTGGCTGAAGTGTCTGTAACTTAAACTACATCCCTGAGTCTCTTGtgttcctcctctgtctttAGAAAGCTCGAGCATGCTTCAGAGTTGATTTCCCCCCAAACAGTCTGACTCGATACCTACAGTGTTAGCCGAGCGTCCGGGGCCGCGCTGAGCCACGATTGCACCTGAGATGGCTTTGATCCAGCTGTGCATGTCCTCTGGACTGTCAgcctgaaacagagacagaaccaGGAAGTGTTATCTTTCTGCACCTGACagaccttttctttccttcttctagGGACGAGTGCTGCAAACACTATGATACCTGCACTGGACGTCTGTCTCCATCCCTAATAGATCAACATGTGAAACTCTaacctctgaaggtgtgtgaTGACGTTCTGTTACCTGTATGTAGAAGGTTCTGGAGCTGGTGACCATTTCAAACAGGTTGTCCCTCATCATCAGCTCGCTGTGAAACACAGAAGCATCAGTTTAATATGAATGTTTGATGGAGAGGTGACGGCATGCTGACAGGAACGTTCACTCACCTCTGTTTGCACTCCTGGACTTTGTGGATCTCCTTTAACGGTATGAGCCTCAgagcctctctctcctgcaggatgAAGGTAAAGAACATCATGTAAGTGTGagttagactgacacactgggatcctgtctttccctctctctcctctctctgcctgtctctcactttaactcttcctgtcccattaaagttactaaccatagacctttctggagtccctgagctcccttgtctcgtaggttcctctggatctctgctgtagattccttttttggggtctgtcattcatcctttctttctttctttctttcttttactttcattcatttccttctttatttctttcattcattccttttctttccttccttcattccttccctccatccttcttattttctttcctccattccttccctccttccttctttctttcattcctacttccatcctttctttctttctttctttctttctttctttctttctttctttctttctttctttcgttttttttttattcttttcttatttttccctttcttgctttctctctttgttctttgtttcttcatcctttgtctccttttctcaccccgttctttccttctgtcattccttcccgatttattctcctctttttctttcttctggtctccctctcttctctctgttcttagacctttctggagtccctgagctcccttgtctcgtaggttcctctggatctctgctgctgtggacgtgccagattccagctgctacaactactactatccgtctcctcactatcatctctctctctcttcacctccctctatccctctctccaacacggtctcagcagatgtgtgtctaacatgagtctggtcctgctggaggtttctgcctgttaaaggaagtttgtccttgctactgtaacttgctaaatgctgcaaagtgcaaaCACTCTatgaatgaacacacacacacacacacacacacacacacacacacacacacacacacacacacacacacacacacacacacacacactgggtgtGTCTGTTAAGTACAATGCGGCTGTGGTAAGAACTTGCTTATCTGTCCACACATGGATCATATGAGGAGGTATTCAGGACGCATGCCACTGCGTGTACAGACTCACAACTCACTCAGGGTTAAACCAGCctcactctgcacacacacacacacacacacacacacacacacacacacactcacactcacacttagATGTGTGAGTTTTCACCTACTTTCTGTCTTTGAATCTACATCATTGTCTTTGTACTCTCAGCATTTTGTTCAGAgagctgtgtgggtgtgtgtgtgtgtgtgtgtgtgtgtgtgtgtgtgtgtgtgtgctcatgattaaagctcctgtaaggaagtGATGGTTtgagttgattttggcaccccctgtggacaaagtgtgaCCTCTAATCTATTTGCAgatctctgttttttaaagggtcagttcgctcaaatgaaaatacattttctcaCCAGGTCAGATTTGTAGTAGCTGAGAGCGTTTTCTTCCAGCATGAAGTACCGTCTCTTCCAGTTCTTCAtctaaaaaagaagaacattaaAACATCAGTGAGTTTAAAGTTTAACCCTTCGAGGAAATGAAAAATGGAAATCTGTAATCTGTGTTCAGTGACGGGGAACGACCGGTACAAAGATCTGCTGCAGGCTCACTGtgtcacaggaaacacatgtccttcaaaataaagtgcagCACAGACTTATTATCAGGTATGAACTGCCTCCCACTGACAACGGGgcggcccctctcctttggaatcatctaccagtcagggtccgggaggcagacaccctctctacttttaagagtaggcttcaaactttcctttttgataaagcttatagttagagctggatcaggcttggaccaggtcttagttatgctgctatgggctcagactgctataggcttacactgctataggcttagactgctataggcttagactgctataggcccagacttctataggctcagactgctataggcccagacttctataggctcagactgctataggctcagactgctataggctcagactgctatagactcagactgctatagactcagactgctatagactcagacggctataggctcagacttctataggctcagactgctatagactcagacggctatagactcagactccTATAGGCtcatactgctataggctcagactgctataggcttagactgcaataggctcagactgctataggctcagactgctatagactcagactgctatatgcTCAGACTGTTACagggttagactgctataggcttagaatgctataggctcagactgctataggctcagtctgctatagactcagactgactTCTATAGACTCAGGCTGcaataggctcagactgctatagactcagactgctatatgcTCAGACTGTTACagggttagactgctataggcttagaatgctataggctcagactgctataggctcagtctgctatagactcagactgttataggctcagactgctataggctcagactgctataggctcagactgctatatgctcagactgctacagggttagactgctataggcttagactgctataggcttagactgctataggctcagactgctataggctcagtctgctatagactcagactccTATAGGCtcatactgctataggctcagactgctataggctcagactgctataggcttagactactataggcttagagtgctataggcttagactgctttaggctcagactgctataggcttagactgctttaggctcagactgttataggctcagactgttataggctcagactgttataggctcagactgttataggcttagaacGCTATAGTGTTGATTTGAGTGTTGTCTGTTTGAAATAAAGCCAGGACAAATTACCAAAACTTAACCCTTATCTttgggccctgtgtgtgtgtgtgtgtgtgtgtgtgtgtgtgtgtgtgtgtgtgtgtgtgtgtgtgtgtgtgtgtgtgtgtgtgtgtgtgtgtgcgtgtgtgtactcTCACCACAGCTCCCTGTTTGACACAGTATCCGGCCTTGATGATGCCCTGATCCTGCACTCCTCTGGACAGATAGTAGGGCAGCTGGTTCTGACCTCTCTTCAAACCTCCGCGCTCCGCCCCGTTCTGcccctccccctgctcctgcaacacacacacacacacacacacacacacacacacacacacacacacacacacacacacacacacacacacacacagacacacacacacacagatatgagtCACAGTGCTAGGAACAAGTCTTCAACCTTTTCTAATCTCAGTCTTTTCTCCCTCGTTGTCCTGAAGACGCTCCACGCTCTTGTTATTGGACATTTCCAAAAGTCAGCGTCTTCAGGCTACAGAATCCAAGCCTGCCATCACTCGCCTGCGTTGATGCATGTCTGGTCATGTGTCAGAGCTGCATACCACCGCAGACAGGACCAAACCTGCCGGGCTGCTTCTGCTAACAGCTGCTAACCCCACtcacatgactgtgtgtgtgttacctgtgttgCGGTGATGATAGGGACTCCTCCTATGATCTCAGTCTTGTAGGAGACCTGCTTCGTGGCTCCGGCGGCCTCCTGGGGAGCCTCTGCATGGGCGGTGTGGCCCTCGCCTGGCTTTGGCACCTGgaaacacaaaatattaaagTCAGCAGCCTGTGTTTAAAACTTAAAATCTACTTCCTTGTGGAGGATGTGCCCAGTCGTTTTTCAGAAAGAActgaaaatgtgactttaaagcaTTTAAAGAGACTTTTgaagcatttatttaaaaactaaCTTTAGTTGTGTAACTGAGGGTTGAATTAAAGTGACAGGATGCTCGAGGGTTTGTAATCAATGCATCAAAAGGTGAGATAACCTGAAACTTCAGAGACCAGAGAGTCAGCAGGTCAACATGAAGCCTCGTTTTCCTGCGCCCTACTCTGATCCTGAACTCAGCTTCATCACTCTGGCCTGATGGGTAATTTTCCATCAGCTAAAGCCTGAAGCAAAACACAGAGTGGCCTACAACAACACGAGAAACAGGGTCACCTATTGATCcatcagagagtgtgtgtgtgtgtgtgtgtgtgtgtgtgtgtgtgtgtgtgtgtgtgtgtgtgtgtgaggctcaCAGTAATCTTGGTGGCGTTGTTGAGAGCGCTGATCCAGTCCACCAAATCCTGCTGGTCGTTGGCCTGCAGATAAAACTTCCTCATGCCAGCATTGAcaactgcagagaggaggagaagatggagagatgagagaggaggagaagatggagagaggagagaggatagagagaggagagaggagaagatggagagaggagagaggagagaggagagaggagagaggagggaggagagaggagagaggagagaggagggaggagagatgagagaggagagagaagatggagagaggagagaggatagagagaggagagaggagaaaatggagagaggagagaggagggaggagagatgagagaagagagaggagagaggagagaggagagatgagagaggagtgaggagagagaagaagagaggaggggaagatgGAGAGTGgaaggagacaggagagaggagaggagtgaggagagaggagagaagagaggagagaggaggagaagatcgAGAGAGGACGGatgagaggagtgaggagagaagagagaagagagagaggagagaagagagaagaggagatggagagaggaggagagacgagagacgatggaggagagaggagagaggagagatgatagaggagagaggagtgaggagagagaagaggaggagaagacggagagaggaaggagagaggagagagaagagaagataagagagagagtagagaggaggagtgaggagagacaagagaggagagaggagagaagagagatgatagaggagagaggagtgaggatagaggagaggaggagaagacagagagaggaaggagagaggagaggaggaggagaagacggagaaaggaaggagagaggagtaaggagagaggagagaggagaggagagaggagagaggagagaggagaggagagatggttTATTTTCAGAGATTCAACAAGATAACtggggaggaagaagaaatcTACAGCGAGCTTCACACAAATCAAGATCTAAAAATACCCGTTTGTTTGGGGTTACTCTGAGGCAGAggatgtcagagtgtgtgtatgttaacatcccacacacacacacacacacacacacacacagacgcaggTCAGGTCGGGGATATTGTACAGTTTCCTCCCATTGAGTGACAAAAAGCTACCGTCGGCCACCAGAGGAACAACAACAAGCAGCGAGGgacaaaagagaggaaatgaacctaacaggagaggaagggaaggagggggaaaaggaggaggaaggggagaaaagaaaagaaggaaacaaggaaggaGGATGGAGATTGGAGAGGAAGAAGTGAAGGAGA
Encoded here:
- the LOC117830536 gene encoding pleckstrin homology domain-containing family A member 1-like isoform X2, with amino-acid sequence MPYVDRQNRICGFLDIEENENSGRFLRRYFILDTQQGSLLWFMDNPQNLPKGAENVGSLKLTYISKVSDATKLRPKAEFCFVVNAGMRKFYLQANDQQDLVDWISALNNATKITVPKPGEGHTAHAEAPQEAAGATKQVSYKTEIIGGVPIITATQEQGEGQNGAERGGLKRGQNQLPYYLSRGVQDQGIIKAGYCVKQGAVMKNWKRRYFMLEENALSYYKSDLEREALRLIPLKEIHKVQECKQSELMMRDNLFEMVTSSRTFYIQADSPEDMHSWIKAISGAIVAQRGPGRSANTIRQARRLSSPCIQRYTPFCSGECSTNVATTPLPPQAPPPSSTTPSMRNHTSPSPPPAPPQRALSLTLDPHRQENFLGLLPWRLSGVQSVMMPLPSARSRLSLQETVQTSK
- the LOC117830536 gene encoding pleckstrin homology domain-containing family A member 1-like isoform X3, which translates into the protein MPYVDRQNRICGFLDIEENENSGRFLRRYFILDTQQGSLLWFMDNPQNLPKGAENVGSLKLTYISKVSDATKLRPKAEFCFVVNAGMRKFYLQANDQQDLVDWISALNNATKITVPKPGEGHTAHAEAPQEAAGATKQVSYKTEIIGGVPIITATQEQGEGQNGAERGGLKRGQNQLPYYLSRGVQDQGIIKAGYCVKQGAVMKNWKRRYFMLEENALSYYKSDLEREALRLIPLKEIHKVQECKQSELMMRDNLFEMVTSSRTFYIQADSPEDMHSWIKAISGAIVAQRGPGRSANTIRQARRLSSPCIQRNVATTPLPPQAPPPSSTTPSMRNHTSPSPPPAPPQRALSLTLDPHRQENFLGLLPWRLSGVQSVMMPLPSARSRLSLQETVQTSK
- the LOC117830536 gene encoding pleckstrin homology domain-containing family A member 1-like isoform X1 encodes the protein MPYVDRQNRICGFLDIEENENSGRFLRRYFILDTQQGSLLWFMDNPQNLPKGAENVGSLKLTYISKVSDATKLRPKAEFCFVVNAGMRKFYLQANDQQDLVDWISALNNATKITVPKPGEGHTAHAEAPQEAAGATKQVSYKTEIIGGVPIITATQEQGEGQNGAERGGLKRGQNQLPYYLSRGVQDQGIIKAGYCVKQGAVMKNWKRRYFMLEENALSYYKSDLEREALRLIPLKEIHKVQECKQSELMMRDNLFEMVTSSRTFYIQADSPEDMHSWIKAISGAIVAQRGPGRSANTERSDHPSPSPSSASVFYYPLDEESHLAQSSSGASSAGLEPHPGPAPPGELPGPAPVEAERRPVGDDAPPFGSVAPVPAGDGADFQVRGESESPWKRRSEVAAQLSFVRGEGDEEPNSRTTESSDLQITLI